In Ovis canadensis isolate MfBH-ARS-UI-01 breed Bighorn chromosome 3, ARS-UI_OviCan_v2, whole genome shotgun sequence, one DNA window encodes the following:
- the LOC138436458 gene encoding ubiquitin carboxyl-terminal hydrolase 17-like protein 6 produces MENLVGLACRDPGAASEHGGGACPAPFNVLAGGQGGRASAAGADAPRGPSVPEGPSPAVGRPQRGDLAPGSAGLAPGQKVALSWRGPWGVGAGLQNLGNTCYVNAALQCLSHTPPLASWLVSRQHATLCPAGGSCTLCAMRAHVTRALLHAGEVIRPHRDLLAGFHRHQQEDAHEFLMFTLSGMQQGCLSASQPSGHASEDTGVIRQIFGGTWRSQIQCLHCLGVSDTFDPYLDISLDITAAQSVEQALRELVKPEKLEAENAYDCGVCLRKVPATKRLTLHSTSQVLVLVLKRFTQLSGAKRAQEVRYPQCLDVQPYTSERKAGPLGYVLYAVLVHSGWSCERGHYFCYVRAGNGQWYKMDDAKVTACDETAALSQSAYVLFYAREGAWEGGAGGGAVAPLGADPTDPGQPAGDASGRAPGSQDSPGDTEAEGMSLEQWRRLQEHNRPKPALELRKIQAALPAGAVVIHRSRHGGGRNRPPPAQEHHRLDRPSTDTPPPGPTDVGHRPCASGRARATKGRNKKPRPSLGLWR; encoded by the coding sequence ATGGAAAACCTCGTGGGCCTTGCTTGCAGAGACCCGGGGGCTGCTTCTGAGCACGGGGGAGGTGCGTGTCCGGCTCCCTTCAACGTCTTAGCCGGAGGGCAAGGTGGTCGGGCCAGCGCCGCTGGTGCGGATGCCCCCCGGGGACCCTCTGTCCCTGAGGGGCCGTCGCCGGCAGTCGGGCGCCCCCAGCGGGGTGACTTGGCTCCCGGGTCAGCGGGGCTGGCGCCTGGCCAGAAAGTCGCCCTGAGTTGGAGGGGGCCGTGGGGGGTGGGCGCTGGGCTTCAGAATCTGGGGAACACGTGCTACGTGAATGCGGCGCTGCAGTGTCTGAGCCACACGCCGCCCCTGGCCAGCTGGCTGGTGTCCCGGCAGCACGCCACCCTCTGTCCGGCCGGCGGCTCCTGCACGCTCTGTGCCATGCGAGCTCACGTGACCCGAGCCCTCCTTCACGCGGGAGAGGTGATCCGGCCCCACAGGGACCTGCTGGCGGGCTTCCACAGACACCAGCAGGAAGATGCCCACGAGTTTCTGATGTTCACTCTGAGTGGCATGCAGCAAGGGTGCCTGAGTGCATCCCAGCCGTCGGGCCACGCCTCCGAGGACACCGGCGTCATCCGTCAGATCTTTGGGGGGACGTGGAGGTCTCAGATCCAGTGTCTCCACTGCCTCGGTGTCTCGGACACGTTCGACCCTTATCTGGACATCAGCCTGGATATCACGGCGGCTCAGAGTgtggagcaagctctgagagagctGGTCAAGCCCGAGAAGCTGGAGGCGGAAAATGCCTATGACTGTGGCGTTTGTCTCCGGAAGGTGCCTGCCACCAAGAGGTTGACTTTGCACAGCACCTCCCAGGTCCTGGTGCTGGTGCTGAAGCGGTTCACACAGCTGAGCGGGGCCAAAAGGGCTCAGGAGGTGCGCTATCCCCAGTGCCTGGACGTGCAGCCCTACACGTCTGAGCGGAAGGCAGGGCCACTGGGCTATGTGCTCTATGCCGTGCTGGTGCACTCCGGGTGGAGCTGTGAGCGAGGACACTACTTTTGTTACGTCCGAGCGGGCAACGGCCAGTGGTATAAGATGGACGATGCCAAGGTGACCGCCTGTGACGAGACCGCTGCCCTGAGCCAGAGCGCCTACGTCCTGTTCTACGCCCGGGAGGGTGCGTGGGAAGGGggcgctgggggaggggcagtggccCCCCTCGGGGCTGACCCCACAGACCCCGGGCAGCCTGCAGGAGACGCCAGCGGCAGAGCTCCTGGGTCGCAGGATTCCCCGGGGGACACAGAGGCCGAAGGGATGAGCTTAGAGCAGTGGAGACGCCTGCAAGAACACAACCGACCGAAGCCGGCCTTGGAGCTGCGCAAgatccaggctgccctgcctgccGGCGCGGTCGTGATTCACCGGTCCAGACACGGAGGAGGGAGAaaccgcccgccgcccgcccaggAGCACCACCGGCTCGACCGTCCCAGCACGGACACCCCGCCTCCGGGGCCGACGGACGTCGGCCACCGTCCTTGTGCCAGCGGGAGGGCCAGAGCGACCAAGGGGAGGAACAAGAAGCCGCGGCCATCTCTGGGGCTGTGGCGGTAG